In the Gymnodinialimonas sp. 202GB13-11 genome, one interval contains:
- a CDS encoding molybdopterin-binding protein, giving the protein MKFGPVPVAEAEGAYLAHGRVASDPANPESLVYTIPKGTRLTAQHLDDLTKNDVTDVIVARLEPGDLHEDEAAARIAAALCGPGLEAGEAATGRVNLRATSSGIVVVDAAAIDVINRINPAITVATVPEWARLGPRGLAVTVKIIPFAAPEQDVEEACTRGAGAVRLLEGQIASASLIETSVDAAEPSDKGRRSVKGRLDQFSVLLSERVVVRHRAEMLAKALTDAPGELLLILTGSATSDGEDVAPAAVRAAGGEVLHYGMPVDPGNLLFLGRIGERPVIGLPGCARSPALNGADWVMERVICGVPLEQIDIAGMGVGGLLKEIPSRPRPRDAQ; this is encoded by the coding sequence ATGAAGTTCGGACCGGTTCCGGTGGCCGAAGCGGAGGGGGCGTATCTTGCCCATGGACGCGTTGCGTCCGACCCCGCGAATCCTGAAAGCCTTGTCTACACAATCCCAAAGGGCACGCGCCTGACCGCGCAACATCTGGATGATCTGACGAAGAACGATGTGACGGACGTAATCGTCGCGCGACTTGAGCCCGGTGATTTGCACGAGGATGAGGCGGCGGCGCGGATTGCTGCGGCTTTGTGCGGTCCGGGGTTGGAGGCCGGGGAAGCGGCCACGGGGCGGGTGAATTTGCGCGCGACGTCGAGCGGGATCGTTGTGGTGGATGCGGCAGCGATTGACGTGATCAACCGGATCAACCCAGCCATAACGGTTGCAACAGTGCCGGAATGGGCGCGCCTCGGCCCGCGCGGTTTGGCCGTGACCGTCAAGATTATTCCCTTCGCGGCACCTGAGCAGGACGTAGAAGAGGCCTGTACGCGTGGTGCGGGAGCGGTGCGCTTGCTGGAAGGGCAGATCGCCTCTGCCAGCCTGATCGAGACCAGCGTTGATGCGGCCGAACCCTCCGATAAGGGTAGGCGGTCAGTAAAGGGACGGCTGGATCAGTTCTCCGTCCTGTTGAGTGAGCGCGTTGTTGTGCGCCATCGAGCGGAGATGCTGGCGAAGGCTTTGACGGATGCTCCGGGGGAGTTGCTGTTGATCCTGACAGGCTCCGCCACATCAGATGGCGAGGATGTGGCACCAGCTGCCGTGCGGGCGGCAGGTGGGGAGGTTTTGCACTACGGAATGCCGGTTGATCCGGGCAATCTGCTTTTTCTGGGGCGGATCGGTGAGCGCCCCGTGATCGGATTGCCTGGATGTGCACGCTCACCCGCTCTGAACGGGGCGGATTGGGTGATGGAACGAGTGATTTGTGGCGTCCCTTTGGAGCAGATCGATATTGCCGGCATGGGCGTGGGCGGGTTGCTAAAGGAAATACCCTCGCGTCCGCGCCCACGGGATGCTCAGTAA
- a CDS encoding XdhC family protein → MDDLERMPELALDWHRSGNGAVLATVVETWGSAPRAVGSQLVVSGHGEMEGSVSGGCVEGAVVVEAMDMVGGAAGKMLEFGVSDDEAFAVGLACGGRIKVWVEPVAAMGEAVLADLVEARAARRAVAYEVDVASGARRLAGVEAWPDRFRADKSGMEADVFVHIHNPPLRMIVVGAVHIAQALLPMARMAGYDPVLVDPRPAFGAAARFPGERIVEEWPDEALDAIGLDARTAVVTLTHDPKLDDPAIMKAMRSEVFYLGCLGSTRTHAKRVTRLEEAGFKAEQIARIHAPVGLDIGAQGPGEIAVSVMAEVTQRLRRP, encoded by the coding sequence ATGGATGATCTGGAACGGATGCCAGAGCTGGCGTTGGACTGGCATCGATCGGGTAACGGCGCGGTGCTGGCGACGGTCGTGGAAACCTGGGGCTCGGCGCCGCGGGCAGTTGGCTCGCAGCTTGTGGTCTCAGGCCACGGTGAAATGGAAGGCTCCGTCTCGGGTGGCTGCGTCGAGGGGGCCGTTGTGGTTGAAGCCATGGATATGGTCGGCGGCGCTGCCGGAAAGATGCTGGAATTTGGCGTCTCCGATGACGAGGCCTTTGCCGTGGGGCTGGCCTGTGGTGGGCGGATCAAGGTCTGGGTCGAGCCGGTGGCGGCGATGGGGGAGGCCGTGCTGGCGGATCTTGTCGAGGCCCGCGCAGCGCGGCGTGCAGTGGCCTATGAAGTAGATGTGGCGTCGGGTGCGCGGCGTTTGGCCGGGGTCGAAGCCTGGCCGGATCGGTTTCGCGCAGACAAATCGGGCATGGAGGCCGATGTGTTTGTGCACATCCACAACCCGCCGCTGCGCATGATTGTGGTGGGTGCCGTTCACATCGCGCAGGCGCTTTTGCCGATGGCACGGATGGCGGGATATGACCCGGTTCTGGTGGATCCGCGCCCGGCCTTCGGGGCAGCGGCGCGCTTTCCGGGTGAGCGGATCGTGGAGGAGTGGCCCGATGAGGCATTGGACGCGATTGGATTGGATGCGCGCACGGCGGTCGTAACGTTGACCCATGACCCAAAACTGGACGATCCAGCAATTATGAAGGCGATGCGGTCGGAGGTGTTCTACCTTGGATGTCTGGGGTCGACCAGGACCCATGCCAAGCGCGTGACACGTTTGGAAGAGGCGGGGTTTAAGGCAGAGCAAATTGCGCGCATTCACGCGCCGGTTGGCCTGGATATTGGGGCGCAGGGACCGGGCGAGATTGCGGTCTCCGTCATGGCTGAGGTGACGCAAAGGCTGCGGCGTCCATGA
- a CDS encoding VWA domain-containing protein translates to MEHAPLELPDDPQLTTNITHFARALRVAGLPAGPGRVADAIRAVAAAGFGERADFYYTLRACFTARPEHRAVFDQVFRLYWRDPRYLEHMMSMLTPAVRGVAEDRTVKSAEKRAAEALLHGVDRDAPDMGDGEAGGTEIEVDTTLTMSREERLKTLDFEQMSVAEMAEAKRIIAQMTLSVPPLVSRRTEAAAHGSRPDWRRTMRGAMARGGDVVEFARKDRRERWPSLVALCDISGSMSSYSRAVLHFLHAVSNAKGAGWAEVHAFTFGTRLTNITRHMGARDVDAALAAAGAEAQDWEGGTRIGACLEAFNRDWSRRVLGRGAVVLLITDGLDRDEPERLEAAMERLALSSRRVIWVNPLLRWDGFAPKAAGIRAMLPHVSSFRAGHNIAALAGLAEAVARPDDPGEKARLTSALRAS, encoded by the coding sequence ATGGAACATGCGCCGCTGGAGCTGCCGGACGACCCGCAGCTTACAACCAACATCACCCATTTTGCGCGCGCTTTGCGGGTGGCGGGCCTGCCGGCGGGGCCGGGGCGGGTGGCCGATGCGATCCGTGCGGTGGCGGCGGCGGGGTTCGGGGAACGGGCGGATTTCTATTATACGCTGCGCGCCTGTTTCACGGCGCGGCCTGAGCATCGGGCGGTATTTGACCAGGTCTTTCGCCTGTATTGGCGCGACCCGCGCTACCTGGAACACATGATGTCGATGCTGACACCTGCCGTGCGTGGTGTAGCCGAGGACCGGACGGTCAAATCGGCCGAGAAGCGCGCGGCGGAGGCGCTGCTGCATGGGGTCGACCGCGATGCGCCAGATATGGGCGACGGTGAGGCGGGTGGCACCGAGATCGAGGTGGATACGACGCTGACGATGAGCCGGGAAGAGCGGCTGAAAACGCTGGATTTCGAGCAGATGTCTGTGGCCGAGATGGCCGAGGCCAAGCGGATCATCGCGCAGATGACGCTGTCTGTGCCGCCTTTGGTCAGTCGTAGAACCGAAGCTGCGGCCCACGGTTCGCGGCCTGATTGGCGGCGCACGATGCGCGGCGCCATGGCGCGGGGCGGTGACGTGGTCGAATTTGCGCGCAAGGATCGGCGGGAGCGGTGGCCCTCGCTGGTGGCGTTGTGTGATATCTCCGGCTCGATGAGCAGCTATTCTCGTGCGGTTCTGCACTTTCTGCACGCGGTCTCGAATGCGAAAGGGGCCGGGTGGGCGGAGGTGCATGCCTTCACCTTCGGCACGCGGCTGACGAATATCACCCGCCACATGGGCGCGCGGGATGTGGATGCGGCTTTGGCCGCCGCCGGGGCCGAGGCGCAGGATTGGGAAGGCGGGACGCGCATCGGGGCCTGCCTTGAAGCGTTCAACCGCGATTGGTCGCGCCGGGTTCTGGGCCGCGGTGCGGTGGTCTTGCTGATCACCGACGGTTTGGACCGGGATGAGCCGGAGCGGCTGGAGGCGGCGATGGAGCGACTGGCGCTGTCGTCGCGCAGGGTGATCTGGGTGAACCCGCTGTTGCGCTGGGATGGTTTTGCGCCGAAAGCAGCGGGCATTCGCGCGATGCTGCCCCATGTGTCGAGCTTTCGGGCAGGCCACAACATCGCGGCTTTGGCCGGGTTGGCCGAGGCTGTGGCGCGGCCCGACGATCCGGGGGAAAAAGCGCGACTGACGTCGGCGTTGCGGGCGAGTTGA
- a CDS encoding AAA family ATPase produces MAAFETIDRVQETLAEQGYVCGRALATVVFLSLKLGRPLFLEGEAGTGKTEIAKAIAASLGRRLIRLQCYEGLDASSAVYEWNFAAQMVAIRTAEAAGGAERGALQGELFSEDYLIERPLLEAMRPDPAGAPVLLIDEIDRTDEPFEAFLLEALSDFQVTIPELGTVKAPEPPIVILTSNRTREVHDALKRRCLYHWVDYPDLERELAILAARVPEAAGELSREVVAFVQRLRTEDLFKRPGVAETLDWAKCLLALDVIELSPEVIADTLGAILKYQDDIQKLQGSEAKRILDDLRADALS; encoded by the coding sequence ATGGCTGCGTTTGAAACGATTGATCGCGTTCAGGAAACGCTGGCAGAGCAGGGTTATGTCTGCGGACGGGCGCTGGCCACGGTTGTGTTCCTGTCCCTCAAACTGGGGCGCCCTCTGTTTCTGGAAGGGGAGGCCGGGACCGGCAAGACCGAGATCGCAAAAGCGATTGCAGCCAGCCTTGGGCGGCGGTTGATCCGCTTGCAATGCTATGAAGGATTAGATGCGTCCAGCGCGGTCTATGAATGGAACTTCGCCGCACAGATGGTAGCAATCCGCACGGCCGAGGCGGCGGGCGGGGCCGAGCGCGGCGCGCTTCAGGGGGAGTTGTTCAGCGAGGACTACCTGATCGAGCGCCCGCTGCTGGAGGCGATGCGCCCTGATCCGGCGGGCGCGCCGGTGCTGCTGATCGACGAAATCGACCGCACCGATGAGCCTTTCGAGGCCTTTTTGCTGGAAGCTTTAAGTGATTTTCAGGTGACGATCCCAGAACTTGGAACGGTGAAAGCGCCCGAGCCGCCCATCGTGATCCTGACCTCAAACCGTACGCGGGAGGTGCATGACGCGCTGAAACGGCGGTGCCTCTACCATTGGGTCGATTATCCCGATCTGGAACGCGAGCTTGCGATCCTGGCCGCGCGTGTGCCCGAGGCGGCAGGCGAGTTGAGCCGCGAAGTGGTGGCCTTTGTGCAGCGGCTGCGCACGGAAGATCTGTTCAAACGCCCCGGCGTGGCGGAGACGCTGGATTGGGCGAAATGCCTTCTGGCGCTGGATGTGATCGAACTGAGCCCCGAGGTGATAGCAGATACGTTGGGCGCGATCCTGAAATATCAGGACGACATCCAGAAGCTGCAAGGTTCTGAAGCGAAACGCATTCTTGATGATCTGCGGGCGGACGCCCTGTCTTGA
- a CDS encoding carboxymuconolactone decarboxylase family protein, which produces MGTVPLLRDEEVSAEALAVFNEIRAVRGTDYVNNFWRALAHDPALLKATWERLKDVMAPGALDPLVKEMIYVAVSTANGCSYCVHSHTAAAKAKGMSAEMYGELLAVIGMAMQTNGIVTGLQVPVDEAFEA; this is translated from the coding sequence ATGGGGACCGTTCCGCTTTTGAGGGATGAGGAGGTCAGCGCCGAGGCGCTGGCCGTCTTCAATGAGATCCGTGCGGTGCGGGGCACGGATTACGTCAACAATTTCTGGCGCGCCTTGGCCCATGATCCGGCGCTTCTGAAAGCGACGTGGGAGCGATTGAAGGACGTAATGGCGCCGGGAGCTTTGGATCCGTTGGTCAAGGAGATGATCTATGTGGCGGTCAGCACGGCAAATGGCTGCTCCTATTGCGTGCATTCCCACACGGCGGCGGCGAAGGCCAAAGGGATGAGCGCCGAGATGTATGGCGAATTGCTCGCGGTCATTGGCATGGCGATGCAGACGAATGGGATCGTGACGGGGCTTCAGGTGCCCGTTGATGAGGCATTCGAGGCGTGA
- a CDS encoding cyclase family protein produces MCDICVMNSVKERMLSRRNFFKGSAAAAVGATAMGAVKATPALADGHGSVIDMTHTFSEDFPTWGGEPGMSREKMFDFADAGFNLYNMTTSEHAGTHIDAPLHFSADGMSVDEIPVSNLVAPLCVVDIAARAAEDADTMVTPDDLLAWIDAHGDIPDGACVAMHSGWASKASGAEFRNADGDGLGHYPGFHIEATQMLLETGAASIAVDTLSLDHGASQDFATHYAWLPAGRYGIECIAGLDQVPAAGATLVVGASKIAGSTGGQARIFAMV; encoded by the coding sequence ATGTGCGATATTTGCGTGATGAACTCGGTGAAGGAGCGGATGCTTTCGCGCCGGAATTTCTTCAAGGGATCGGCGGCGGCGGCCGTTGGGGCCACGGCAATGGGCGCGGTGAAGGCGACGCCGGCCTTGGCGGATGGCCATGGCTCAGTCATCGACATGACCCACACGTTCAGCGAGGATTTCCCGACCTGGGGCGGAGAGCCGGGCATGTCACGGGAGAAGATGTTCGACTTCGCCGATGCAGGTTTCAACCTCTACAACATGACGACCAGTGAACATGCGGGCACGCATATTGATGCGCCGCTGCATTTCTCTGCCGACGGGATGTCGGTCGATGAGATCCCCGTCAGCAATCTGGTGGCCCCGCTTTGTGTTGTCGATATCGCGGCGCGCGCGGCGGAGGATGCCGATACGATGGTCACGCCGGACGATTTGCTGGCGTGGATCGATGCCCATGGTGACATTCCCGATGGGGCTTGCGTGGCGATGCATTCTGGTTGGGCTAGCAAGGCCTCGGGCGCAGAATTCCGGAATGCCGATGGGGATGGACTTGGTCACTATCCGGGCTTCCATATCGAAGCGACGCAGATGTTGCTGGAGACGGGTGCGGCCTCCATCGCCGTGGATACGCTGTCGCTGGATCACGGGGCGAGCCAGGATTTCGCGACGCATTACGCGTGGCTGCCTGCGGGGCGCTACGGGATCGAGTGTATCGCGGGGCTGGATCAGGTGCCTGCCGCAGGGGCCACGCTGGTTGTGGGGGCCTCCAAGATCGCGGGCAGCACCGGCGGGCAGGCGCGCATCTTTGCGATGGTCTGA
- a CDS encoding lysozyme inhibitor LprI family protein, producing MTYFRILALLALFVMAVGLTQTAHAQLDPCDPNQPQSALTLCNAERLDAWDGLLNEVYQRVIGTLDEAQEENLRQAQRAWITYRDLTCGMERARYEGGSIAPMIELTCLTRLTERRTRDLEEYMRP from the coding sequence ATGACGTATTTCCGAATTCTGGCGCTGCTTGCGCTCTTTGTGATGGCTGTTGGACTTACCCAGACCGCCCACGCGCAACTTGACCCTTGCGATCCGAACCAGCCGCAATCGGCGCTGACGCTGTGCAATGCAGAGCGCCTCGACGCCTGGGATGGGTTGCTGAACGAGGTCTATCAGCGGGTGATCGGTACGTTGGATGAAGCGCAGGAAGAGAACCTGCGGCAGGCGCAGCGGGCGTGGATCACCTACCGTGATCTGACCTGCGGGATGGAGCGGGCGCGGTATGAGGGTGGCTCCATCGCGCCGATGATCGAATTGACCTGTCTGACGCGGCTGACCGAGCGGCGGACGCGTGATCTGGAGGAGTATATGCGGCCCTGA
- the pyrC gene encoding dihydroorotase — protein MSQSITIRRPDDWHLHLRDGAMMQTVLPETARHFARAIIMPNLVPPVVTAQDALAYRDRIDAALPAGADFTPLMTLYLTEQTDPDDVQAAHADGLITAVKLYPAGATTNSQSGVRDFKNVRHVLERMAEIGLPLCIHGEVTTHEVDIFDREQVFLETVLDPLRRDIPDLKVTLEHITTSHGIDYVREASGDIAGTITTHHLMINRNHMLVGGIRPHYYCLPIVKRAEHQQALRRAATSGSPRFFLGTDSAPHLDGAKETACGCAGVFSAPNTMSCLAHVFEEEGALDKLEAFASLNGPARYGLAPNDATITLEKRDTPATYPAKYTTPDGPLTLFDPGHPLHWHVVG, from the coding sequence ATGAGCCAGAGCATCACGATCCGCCGCCCCGACGATTGGCACTTGCACCTGCGCGACGGCGCGATGATGCAGACTGTGCTGCCCGAAACCGCGCGCCATTTCGCCCGCGCGATCATCATGCCGAACCTCGTGCCGCCAGTGGTCACCGCGCAAGACGCACTCGCCTACCGTGATCGGATCGATGCCGCCTTGCCCGCAGGCGCGGATTTCACGCCGCTCATGACCCTCTACTTGACCGAGCAGACCGATCCAGACGATGTGCAGGCCGCCCATGCCGATGGCCTGATCACGGCTGTCAAACTCTACCCCGCTGGGGCCACGACCAATTCCCAATCCGGTGTGCGTGACTTCAAGAACGTGCGCCACGTCCTTGAACGCATGGCCGAAATCGGCCTGCCGCTCTGCATTCATGGTGAGGTTACGACCCACGAGGTCGACATCTTCGACCGCGAACAGGTGTTCCTCGAAACCGTGCTCGATCCGCTCCGACGTGACATCCCGGACCTTAAGGTCACGCTCGAACACATCACTACGTCCCACGGCATCGACTATGTGCGCGAAGCCTCAGGCGACATTGCCGGCACGATCACTACGCACCACCTGATGATCAACCGCAACCACATGCTTGTGGGCGGCATCCGCCCCCACTACTACTGCCTGCCCATCGTCAAACGCGCCGAACATCAGCAGGCGCTTCGCCGCGCCGCCACCTCCGGAAGCCCGCGTTTTTTTCTCGGCACCGACAGCGCCCCGCACCTCGATGGCGCAAAGGAAACCGCCTGCGGTTGTGCGGGCGTCTTCTCGGCACCCAACACGATGTCCTGCCTCGCCCATGTGTTCGAGGAAGAAGGCGCGCTCGACAAGCTTGAAGCCTTCGCTTCTCTCAACGGCCCCGCACGCTACGGCCTCGCCCCGAACGACGCTACCATCACCCTCGAAAAACGCGACACGCCCGCGACCTACCCCGCCAAATACACCACGCCAGACGGACCTTTGACCCTCTTCGACCCCGGCCACCCGCTCCACTGGCATGTTGTGGGCTGA
- a CDS encoding orotate phosphoribosyltransferase, whose product MIPSSYPDDATMAAMAARMLLDIKAVHFNTEQLFTHTSGKQAPTYIDCRKPIAFPRVRSTLMDFLTCKVMRDAGLEAFDNIAGGETAGIPFAALVAERMGLPMSYVRKKPKGHGRGAQIEGAMNEGERVLLVEDMTTDGGSKINFVEAIRRTGATCGHTAVIFYYDIFDHAIPTLRENGIELHWLTTWADVIAEARRGGDFTEETLVDVERFLRDPEGWRTDRGLS is encoded by the coding sequence ATGATCCCCTCCTCCTACCCCGATGACGCCACCATGGCCGCCATGGCCGCCCGGATGCTGCTCGACATCAAGGCGGTGCACTTCAACACGGAACAGCTTTTCACCCACACTTCAGGCAAACAGGCCCCCACCTATATCGACTGCCGCAAACCCATCGCTTTCCCGCGGGTCCGGTCCACGCTCATGGATTTCCTCACCTGCAAGGTCATGCGTGACGCAGGGCTGGAAGCATTCGACAATATCGCCGGCGGTGAGACGGCGGGCATCCCCTTCGCGGCCCTCGTGGCCGAGCGTATGGGCCTGCCCATGTCCTATGTTCGCAAGAAACCCAAGGGCCATGGGCGCGGCGCGCAGATCGAAGGCGCAATGAACGAAGGTGAACGGGTGCTTCTGGTCGAGGATATGACCACCGATGGCGGATCCAAAATCAATTTCGTCGAAGCCATTCGCCGGACAGGCGCAACCTGCGGCCATACTGCCGTGATCTTTTATTACGACATTTTCGACCATGCGATCCCGACCCTTCGAGAGAATGGGATTGAGTTGCATTGGCTGACCACCTGGGCCGACGTCATCGCCGAGGCGCGACGCGGCGGCGACTTCACCGAAGAGACGCTCGTCGATGTTGAGCGATTCCTTCGCGATCCCGAGGGCTGGCGCACCGATCGCGGCCTTTCCTGA
- a CDS encoding replicative DNA helicase — protein sequence MNEVAAFNPNVPADPSAEDTGPVLPHNIEAEQQLLGAILSSNDVLDRVDDLVKPDHFHDPVHGALFEMAAARIAKGLQTDATTLKSFATDIPGLAELGGAEYLVKLQLSAIATSAARDYAQLIHDLAVRRELIDLGNRVSDRARAMRDATSPDEQIVEAESELFALASTGSTNKGFTSFLGALHDAVQMANAAYNRQGQLAGISTGLDDMDRKLGGLHNSDLLILAGRPSMGKTSLATNIAFNVAKAWREGTKEDGTTGTVEGGVVGFFSLEMSSAQLAQRVLSEAAEVESEKLRRGDLTEQEFARYLKAAGDLERCPLYIDDTPALPIAQVAARARRLKRSPKGLDLLIIDYLQLLRGSANNRDNRVNEISEITQGLKAIAKELNIPVIALSQLSRQVENREDKRPQLSDLRESGSIEQDADAVMFVYRGEYYKEREKPGEENLEAMTKWQQDMEQLHGKAEVIIGKQRHGPIGTVELSFEGRFTRFGNLAKPWQGDGSQGF from the coding sequence ATGAACGAAGTCGCCGCATTCAATCCGAACGTGCCCGCCGATCCGTCGGCGGAGGACACGGGCCCAGTCCTGCCCCATAATATCGAGGCAGAACAACAACTTCTGGGCGCAATCCTGTCCTCAAATGACGTGCTCGACCGCGTCGATGACCTCGTGAAACCTGACCATTTCCACGATCCGGTGCACGGTGCCTTGTTTGAAATGGCTGCCGCCCGCATCGCCAAGGGTCTGCAAACCGACGCCACCACGCTGAAAAGCTTTGCCACTGACATCCCCGGCCTCGCGGAACTGGGCGGCGCGGAATATCTTGTGAAGCTTCAGCTTTCCGCCATCGCCACCTCTGCCGCCCGCGACTACGCGCAACTGATCCACGATCTCGCCGTCCGGCGGGAGCTGATTGACCTCGGCAACCGCGTCTCCGACCGCGCCCGCGCCATGCGCGACGCCACTTCGCCCGACGAACAGATCGTAGAGGCGGAATCCGAGCTGTTCGCGCTCGCCTCAACCGGCTCCACGAATAAGGGTTTCACTTCTTTTCTCGGCGCGCTCCATGACGCCGTGCAGATGGCCAACGCGGCCTACAATCGGCAGGGCCAGCTTGCGGGCATTTCCACCGGTCTCGACGATATGGACCGCAAACTGGGCGGCCTGCACAATTCCGACCTTCTGATCCTCGCCGGGCGCCCCTCGATGGGGAAAACCTCGCTTGCGACCAACATCGCCTTCAACGTCGCAAAGGCCTGGCGCGAAGGCACGAAAGAGGATGGGACCACCGGCACCGTCGAAGGCGGCGTCGTGGGTTTCTTCTCCCTCGAAATGTCGTCGGCTCAGCTCGCCCAACGTGTGCTCTCCGAGGCGGCAGAGGTCGAATCCGAAAAACTCCGCCGCGGTGATCTGACCGAGCAGGAATTCGCCCGCTACCTCAAGGCCGCCGGCGATCTCGAACGCTGCCCGCTCTATATCGACGACACGCCCGCGCTCCCCATCGCGCAGGTCGCCGCCCGCGCGCGTCGCCTGAAGCGCTCGCCCAAAGGGCTCGATCTGCTGATCATCGACTACCTTCAGCTTCTGCGCGGTTCCGCCAACAACCGCGACAACCGCGTGAACGAGATTTCCGAAATTACCCAAGGCCTTAAGGCCATCGCCAAGGAACTCAACATCCCCGTCATCGCGCTCTCGCAGCTCTCCCGTCAGGTCGAGAACCGCGAAGACAAGCGCCCGCAACTCTCCGACCTCCGCGAATCCGGATCAATCGAGCAGGACGCCGACGCCGTGATGTTCGTCTACCGTGGCGAGTACTACAAAGAGCGTGAGAAACCCGGCGAAGAGAACCTGGAGGCCATGACAAAATGGCAGCAGGATATGGAGCAGCTTCACGGCAAGGCCGAGGTGATCATCGGCAAGCAACGCCACGGCCCCATCGGCACGGTAGAGCTATCCTTCGAGGGCCGCTTCACCCGCTTCGGCAACCTCGCCAAGCCATGGCAAGGCGACGGGTCGCAGGGGTTCTAA
- a CDS encoding alpha/beta fold hydrolase translates to MSASAFLEGFALRRVAVPGVELCVAVAGEGPAVLLLHGHPQTHVVWRKVAPALVAMGYTVVAPDLRGYGDSGKPDGGTDHAGYSKRVIAADNVSLMAALGHERFSVIGHDRGGRVAHRMALDHPQVVERVMVLDIAPTLTMYERTDMNFARDYFWWFFLIQPFDLPERMIGADPEYFLRRHVDGQVKVAGAVNEDVIAEYLRTYRDPATIHAICEDYRAAASIDLEHDRADAEARMECPLWAIWGSRGVVGRTYDVAATWREKARDVTGVALDCGHAIPEEVPEALLAEIGRFLGR, encoded by the coding sequence GTGAGCGCCTCAGCCTTTCTGGAGGGGTTCGCGCTGCGCCGGGTGGCGGTGCCGGGTGTGGAGCTGTGCGTGGCGGTGGCGGGCGAGGGGCCTGCGGTTTTGCTGCTGCACGGGCACCCGCAGACCCATGTGGTCTGGCGCAAGGTGGCGCCTGCGTTGGTGGCGATGGGCTACACCGTCGTGGCGCCGGATTTGCGGGGTTATGGGGATAGCGGCAAGCCGGACGGGGGCACGGATCACGCGGGCTATTCGAAGCGGGTGATAGCGGCGGACAATGTGTCGTTGATGGCGGCGCTGGGGCATGAGCGATTTTCGGTGATCGGCCATGATCGCGGGGGCCGTGTGGCGCATCGGATGGCGCTGGATCATCCGCAGGTGGTCGAACGGGTGATGGTGCTGGATATCGCGCCGACGCTGACGATGTATGAGCGCACGGACATGAATTTCGCGCGGGACTATTTCTGGTGGTTCTTCCTGATCCAGCCGTTTGATTTGCCGGAACGGATGATCGGGGCGGACCCGGAATATTTTCTGCGCAGACATGTGGATGGGCAGGTGAAGGTTGCGGGTGCGGTCAACGAAGATGTGATAGCGGAGTACCTGCGGACCTACCGCGACCCGGCCACGATCCATGCGATTTGCGAGGATTACCGGGCGGCAGCGAGCATTGATCTGGAGCATGACCGGGCAGATGCTGAGGCGCGGATGGAGTGCCCGCTTTGGGCCATCTGGGGGTCGCGCGGTGTCGTCGGGCGGACCTATGACGTAGCTGCGACTTGGCGCGAGAAGGCGCGGGATGTGACTGGCGTGGCGCTGGACTGCGGTCATGCGATCCCGGAGGAGGTGCCGGAAGCGCTGTTGGCGGAGATCGGACGGTTTCTGGGGCGCTGA